The Thermoflavifilum sp. genome contains a region encoding:
- the rho gene encoding transcription termination factor Rho: MYQFSQLNDMLDVELMDIAAQFNIPDASKLNREELIHRILDAQAEQQALNGVDTAAGDTQKPRRKRIARKQQSAPEAATPPAEEAATEPVEESKRTSRRGRKNVAEQEVQPSAPPLDEDHLLLSSAEDEDINVEVPEEEPILEEPVEAEEEKTRVSPRDVHFNIEFDGVIISEGVLEMMPDGYGFLRSSDYNYLSSPDDIYVSPSQIKLFGLKTGDTVQGAVRPPKEGEKYFALLKVETINGRKPEEVRDRVPFDYLTPLFPYEKLNLVTSATNYSTRIMDLFTPIGKGQRGLIVAQPKTGKTMLLKEVANAIAANHPEVYLMVLLIDERPEEVTDMERSVRAEVIASTFDEPAEKHVKVSSIVLQKAKRLVECGHDVVILLDSITRLARAHNTVMPASGKVLSGGVEANALHKPKQFFGAARKIENGGSLTILATALIDTGSKMDEVIFEEFKGTGNMELQLDRRLANKRIFPAIDLNASSTRREDLLLEKDVLQRMWILRKHLADMTTEEAMTFMLDHMKGTKSNEEFLISMNS; encoded by the coding sequence ATGTATCAATTTTCGCAACTGAACGACATGCTTGATGTCGAGTTGATGGATATTGCGGCTCAATTCAATATCCCCGATGCCAGCAAATTAAACCGAGAAGAACTCATTCACCGTATTCTTGATGCCCAGGCCGAACAACAAGCCCTGAATGGGGTTGATACAGCCGCTGGTGACACCCAGAAACCCCGGAGGAAACGCATTGCGCGTAAACAACAGTCTGCTCCAGAAGCAGCTACGCCTCCAGCCGAAGAAGCTGCCACCGAGCCGGTAGAAGAATCTAAACGCACCTCGCGCAGGGGTAGAAAAAACGTAGCAGAACAGGAAGTGCAACCATCGGCCCCGCCACTCGACGAAGATCATCTTCTGCTGAGCTCAGCAGAAGATGAGGACATAAACGTAGAAGTGCCGGAAGAAGAGCCCATCCTCGAAGAACCCGTTGAAGCGGAGGAAGAAAAAACCCGCGTATCACCCCGGGATGTACATTTCAATATCGAATTCGACGGGGTTATCATCAGCGAAGGCGTACTGGAAATGATGCCCGATGGGTATGGCTTTCTACGATCATCGGATTACAATTACCTGAGCTCCCCAGATGATATTTATGTGTCGCCTTCCCAGATCAAATTATTTGGACTGAAAACGGGCGACACCGTGCAGGGTGCCGTGAGACCACCCAAGGAGGGCGAAAAATATTTTGCCTTACTGAAAGTTGAAACCATCAATGGTCGAAAACCGGAAGAGGTGCGCGATCGGGTGCCTTTCGACTATCTTACCCCCTTATTCCCTTATGAAAAACTGAACCTGGTAACCAGTGCCACCAATTATTCCACGCGCATCATGGACCTGTTTACTCCAATTGGAAAAGGCCAGCGGGGATTAATTGTGGCACAGCCAAAAACAGGAAAAACCATGCTGCTGAAAGAGGTGGCCAATGCCATTGCAGCTAACCACCCCGAAGTGTACCTGATGGTGTTGTTGATTGACGAGCGACCGGAAGAAGTAACGGATATGGAAAGGAGCGTGCGTGCCGAAGTGATCGCCTCTACCTTCGACGAACCAGCCGAAAAGCACGTCAAAGTCTCTTCTATCGTGTTGCAAAAAGCCAAGCGACTGGTAGAGTGCGGGCACGATGTGGTCATCCTTCTCGATTCTATTACCCGTCTGGCGCGCGCCCATAACACCGTGATGCCGGCCTCGGGTAAAGTGCTGAGTGGTGGTGTGGAAGCCAATGCACTGCATAAGCCCAAACAATTCTTCGGCGCCGCCCGTAAAATTGAAAATGGAGGCTCACTCACCATTCTGGCTACAGCCCTTATCGACACAGGCTCCAAAATGGACGAAGTGATCTTTGAAGAATTCAAAGGAACGGGTAATATGGAACTCCAGCTCGACCGCAGGCTGGCCAATAAACGCATCTTCCCCGCCATTGACCTCAACGCATCTTCCACCCGCAGAGAAGACCTCTTGCTGGAAAAAGATGTGCTTCAACGGATGTGGATTTTGCGGAAACACCTGGCCGACATGACGACAGAAGAGGCTATGACCTTTATGCTGGACCATATGAAAGGCACGAAGAGTAATGAAGAATTTCTGATTTCCATGAATAGCTGA
- a CDS encoding carboxylesterase family protein: protein MSSLLQYVCLAVIMLSMPAAQAQQVSASRSTGAEKAPVVHVTGGRIAGIADTAHQLHIFLGIPYAAPPVGDLRWKAPQPVKPWRGVRVCTRFGHRPMQKRIFSDMRFRSDTTSEDCLYLNVWAPARPGKTPYPVLVYFYGGGFVAGDGSEWRYDGASLAQKGIVVVTVNYRLGIFGFFAHPELTRESPHHASGNYGLLDQQAALQWVHDNIAAFGGDPRRVTIGGESAGSISVCAQMASPLSRHLIAGAIGESGAMIKPTIPAVPLSEAEAEGLRFAARIGAHSLKELRAIPAEKLLDLASQPGAFRVMPCVDGYFFPQAPDSLFAEGKQAHVPLLVGWNSTEVPYMALMQGKAPTPENYAAVIRQLFGGQADEALKLFPGHTEEEVIQSATTLASDRFIVYSTWKWTELHRHTGQQPVYTYIFSHPRPQEVHPHPQQQQPQPPPLKGAGHSWEIEYALGNLSTNPVYAWTPADYRVSQIMEDYFARFIQTGNPNGDELPRWPANGPRPPLYLMYIDTTAEARPETPQQRAQFQFLDQWYRQH, encoded by the coding sequence ATGTCCTCACTTCTCCAGTATGTTTGCCTGGCGGTAATCATGCTCTCGATGCCTGCAGCCCAAGCACAACAGGTTAGTGCTTCGCGTTCGACCGGTGCCGAAAAGGCTCCTGTGGTGCACGTTACCGGTGGAAGAATAGCAGGAATCGCAGATACAGCACATCAGCTCCATATTTTTCTGGGTATTCCTTATGCTGCTCCTCCCGTGGGTGATTTGCGCTGGAAAGCGCCTCAACCGGTAAAACCCTGGCGGGGTGTCCGCGTATGCACGCGTTTCGGTCACCGACCCATGCAAAAACGCATCTTCAGCGACATGCGCTTCCGATCGGATACCACCAGTGAAGATTGTCTGTACCTGAACGTGTGGGCGCCAGCCCGTCCGGGAAAAACACCCTATCCGGTGCTGGTATATTTTTACGGTGGCGGCTTCGTGGCCGGCGATGGTTCGGAATGGCGTTATGACGGAGCCAGCCTCGCACAGAAAGGCATCGTGGTGGTTACCGTCAACTACCGACTCGGCATATTTGGATTTTTTGCCCATCCCGAACTCACCCGCGAATCGCCTCATCATGCATCCGGCAACTATGGGTTGTTAGATCAGCAGGCCGCCCTACAATGGGTGCACGACAATATTGCCGCTTTTGGTGGAGATCCCCGTCGGGTGACAATTGGCGGAGAGTCGGCCGGCTCGATTTCGGTGTGTGCCCAGATGGCCTCGCCCCTGTCCCGACACCTGATAGCCGGCGCTATCGGGGAAAGCGGTGCCATGATTAAGCCCACTATTCCGGCCGTACCGCTCAGTGAGGCCGAGGCAGAAGGCCTGCGTTTCGCAGCACGTATCGGCGCTCATTCTTTGAAAGAACTGCGTGCCATCCCTGCCGAAAAACTCTTAGACCTGGCATCACAACCGGGTGCTTTTCGCGTCATGCCCTGCGTGGATGGGTACTTCTTTCCGCAAGCGCCCGACTCGCTTTTTGCCGAAGGGAAACAGGCACATGTACCCCTGCTGGTAGGCTGGAACTCAACAGAAGTGCCCTACATGGCTTTGATGCAGGGAAAAGCGCCTACGCCGGAAAACTATGCAGCGGTAATCCGCCAGCTCTTCGGCGGCCAGGCCGATGAAGCACTGAAACTATTTCCGGGACATACCGAAGAAGAAGTCATTCAATCGGCTACCACGCTGGCCAGCGACCGCTTCATCGTGTACAGCACATGGAAATGGACGGAGCTGCACAGGCATACCGGACAACAACCTGTTTACACTTATATCTTCTCCCATCCTCGCCCACAGGAAGTGCATCCTCATCCCCAGCAGCAACAACCACAGCCGCCGCCGCTCAAAGGCGCGGGCCATTCCTGGGAAATTGAATATGCCCTGGGCAACCTATCCACCAACCCGGTCTATGCCTGGACACCGGCCGACTACCGGGTATCGCAGATCATGGAAGATTATTTCGCCCGTTTCATCCAGACCGGAAATCCCAACGGCGACGAGCTGCCCCGCTGGCCGGCTAATGGTCCCCGGCCGCCGCTCTATTTGATGTATATCGACACTACGGCGGAGGCTCGGCCGGAAACACCTCAGCAACGCGCACAATTCCAGTTCCTCGATCAATGGTATCGACAACATTAA
- the selD gene encoding selenide, water dikinase SelD, translating to MDRSHHTSTPEFRLTQYAHGAGCGCKISPAVLEQILQTTHNPNPYPGLLVGYEHRDDAAVMDLGNGQALIATTDFFMPIVDDAFDFGRIAAANALSDVYAMGGKPLLALAILGWPVNKLPPTLARDVVAGARSVCAEAGIPIAGGHSIDAPEPIFGLCVNGLAPVAQIRQNNTAQPGDRIFLTKPIGIGILTTAEKKGLLRAEHHSLATRWMIRLNRIGSWLGGQQAVTAMTDVTGFGLLGHLLEMVGGDTSSAVLHHSKIPLLTDALWGYISAGAVPGGTYRNWDSYGHRVALADMQWMPLLADPQTSGGLLFTVKEDAADELMYQLQANFPETTPYEIGQIVQRQEKPVLVL from the coding sequence ATGGATCGTTCCCATCATACTTCTACACCCGAGTTCCGTCTCACCCAATATGCTCATGGTGCAGGCTGTGGTTGCAAAATTTCGCCAGCGGTGCTGGAACAAATCCTGCAGACAACCCATAACCCGAACCCTTACCCCGGCCTGCTTGTGGGTTATGAACATCGCGACGATGCCGCCGTGATGGATCTTGGAAATGGACAGGCGCTGATTGCTACTACCGACTTTTTCATGCCGATTGTGGACGATGCTTTTGATTTCGGTCGAATTGCTGCCGCTAATGCGCTGAGCGATGTGTACGCCATGGGTGGTAAGCCCCTGCTGGCGCTGGCCATACTGGGCTGGCCGGTAAATAAACTGCCACCCACACTGGCCCGGGATGTGGTGGCTGGTGCTAGAAGTGTTTGCGCCGAAGCCGGGATTCCCATCGCGGGCGGACATAGTATCGATGCGCCTGAACCCATCTTTGGTTTATGCGTGAACGGCCTTGCTCCTGTAGCACAAATCCGGCAGAACAATACCGCTCAACCTGGCGACAGGATTTTTCTCACCAAACCCATTGGCATAGGTATTTTAACCACAGCAGAAAAAAAGGGGTTGCTGCGTGCCGAACATCATTCGCTGGCTACCAGATGGATGATCCGGCTCAATCGAATAGGGAGCTGGCTGGGTGGCCAGCAGGCGGTCACAGCGATGACCGATGTTACGGGATTTGGCCTCCTGGGGCATCTTTTAGAAATGGTGGGTGGCGACACCAGTTCTGCTGTTCTCCATCATTCAAAAATTCCGCTGCTTACCGATGCACTGTGGGGTTATATTTCGGCCGGTGCTGTGCCGGGAGGCACCTATCGGAACTGGGATAGCTATGGACATCGGGTTGCCCTTGCCGACATGCAATGGATGCCGCTGCTGGCTGATCCACAGACGAGTGGCGGATTGCTGTTTACCGTGAAGGAAGATGCTGCAGACGAATTGATGTACCAGCTGCAGGCTAATTTTCCGGAAACCACCCCTTATGAAATCGGACAGATCGTTCAGAGACAAGAAAAGCCTGTACTGGTGCTATAG
- the mnmH gene encoding tRNA 2-selenouridine(34) synthase MnmH, whose product MPVQTVPVERMLSLLSQPYSSGQIPVVDVRSPGEFAHAHIPGAHHLPLFTDEERAIVGTLYHKQGRRAAIRAGLDFFGPKMRNITEQAEAILQQYPDRQSILLYCWRGGMRSKAIAWLLDLMGYSIYLLEGGYKAFRNAVLQLFSLPLPLVLVGGYTGSGKTRILEALREQGVPVISLEHLARHRGSAFGDLGMPLQPSQEMFENLLAMEIHRLLELPNVQETGIWMEDESQRIGDLVIPNALWQQMRKAPLYFLEVPFEKRLQQIVSEYGIYDRGLLEAAIRRISKRLGGVATRQALDHLQAGEIQACFDILLRYYDKLYLKSLHQRDVDVPVRHVPAENASEQQIIAWLKQAHILVS is encoded by the coding sequence ATGCCCGTGCAAACAGTACCGGTTGAACGCATGCTCTCGCTGTTATCTCAACCTTATTCATCGGGACAAATTCCCGTAGTAGATGTACGTTCACCGGGTGAATTCGCGCATGCCCATATTCCTGGAGCCCATCACCTGCCTTTATTCACTGATGAAGAGCGAGCCATTGTGGGCACCCTTTACCATAAGCAGGGTCGACGGGCCGCCATTCGCGCCGGGCTGGATTTCTTCGGTCCTAAAATGCGAAATATCACGGAACAGGCTGAAGCCATCCTGCAGCAGTATCCCGATCGGCAATCCATCTTGTTGTACTGCTGGCGGGGCGGCATGCGCAGTAAGGCAATAGCCTGGCTGCTCGACCTCATGGGCTATTCCATTTACCTGCTCGAAGGCGGCTACAAAGCTTTTCGTAACGCCGTATTACAGCTTTTTTCCCTGCCGCTGCCCCTTGTACTGGTGGGCGGCTATACCGGATCGGGGAAAACCCGTATCCTGGAAGCACTGCGGGAACAGGGAGTACCCGTTATCTCCCTCGAACATCTGGCCCGGCATCGTGGCTCGGCATTCGGAGATCTGGGAATGCCCTTGCAGCCTTCGCAGGAAATGTTTGAAAACCTGCTGGCTATGGAAATCCATCGCCTGTTAGAGCTGCCCAATGTTCAGGAAACAGGCATCTGGATGGAAGATGAAAGCCAGCGCATCGGCGATCTGGTTATTCCCAACGCCCTCTGGCAGCAGATGCGAAAGGCTCCGCTATACTTCCTGGAAGTGCCTTTTGAAAAACGCCTGCAACAAATCGTATCGGAATATGGCATATACGATCGCGGATTACTTGAAGCCGCTATCAGACGCATCAGCAAGCGCCTGGGCGGCGTGGCTACCCGGCAGGCACTCGACCATCTGCAGGCAGGCGAAATCCAGGCATGCTTTGACATCCTGCTGCGTTATTATGATAAACTTTATCTAAAATCGCTTCACCAGCGTGATGTCGATGTTCCGGTGCGACACGTACCCGCAGAAAATGCATCGGAGCAACAGATCATTGCATGGCTGAAGCAAGCACATATCCTGGTTTCTTGA
- a CDS encoding peptidylprolyl isomerase — protein MSVIQKIREKYATLMVVAICVSLIAFLLMDAFVGPRSFFHHSNDVAVINGEGISITEFSNREQEAENAARQQNPNLSDEARQQIQEQVWNQLLSDVILGDEYEKLGIMVTNEEIVDRTATPDADPQIQSIPIFKNPQTGAFDPGRVVQFIRNIDQDQTGQARQFWNQIQQYLLRSIPQRKFYDLVRQSIYYPKWLAQVDMQDRSTNATVHYVSIPYSTIPDSAVKYTDAELQQYLDSHQALFKQEASRGIEYVSFDVIPTSADTAQILKQMETLKADLEKIPEQQISGFINRNSDVPFYDGYQPEDQLTTSQRDAVFNLAPGQVWGPYLDNGNYTVVRMLDKKVLPDTVEVRLILISTQSTSDSIARERIDSIARALQHGASFDQLALKYSDDPGSRQQGGKYTFSAAQIQDPNFSPEVRQFILFDGKKGSKKVVKSTLGYFYIEILDQRDFKPMAKIAVLTKQIVPSQETDNAVFSEASQFAGMSQTREAFEQNARKQGLTIRQAAEVYPTDYVIPGIGQARSLIQWMYNDARLNQVSSVFSLNNRYVVAVLTRIQKKGVAPLEAVRPQIAAEIIRQKKAKMIAEKVGKPASLDSLASRWNFQVQEAQHVNFTAPYVPGAGFEPKVIGYVFYKQLKPHTISPAIPGNNGVYYLQVDSLYQESPGITVENLRQNMESTRQSDILAQLFDMLKENSHIVDNRIKYQ, from the coding sequence ATGTCGGTCATTCAGAAGATACGGGAGAAATATGCCACCCTGATGGTGGTAGCCATTTGTGTGAGTTTAATTGCCTTTCTGTTGATGGATGCTTTTGTGGGTCCGCGTTCCTTTTTTCATCACAGCAACGATGTAGCGGTAATCAATGGAGAGGGAATATCCATTACCGAATTCAGCAATCGGGAGCAGGAAGCTGAAAATGCCGCCCGTCAGCAAAATCCAAACCTCAGCGACGAAGCTCGTCAGCAAATTCAGGAGCAGGTGTGGAACCAGTTATTGAGTGATGTGATTCTGGGGGATGAGTATGAAAAACTGGGCATTATGGTTACCAATGAAGAAATTGTAGATCGTACTGCTACACCTGATGCCGACCCTCAGATTCAATCCATCCCCATTTTCAAAAATCCACAAACAGGAGCTTTTGATCCCGGTCGGGTAGTACAATTCATTCGCAACATCGATCAGGATCAGACGGGGCAGGCAAGACAGTTCTGGAATCAAATCCAGCAATATTTATTGCGCTCCATCCCACAGCGCAAGTTTTACGATCTGGTCAGGCAATCCATATATTATCCGAAATGGCTTGCACAGGTCGACATGCAGGATCGCAGTACGAATGCCACCGTACATTATGTTTCTATTCCTTATTCCACGATTCCCGATAGTGCAGTAAAATATACCGATGCCGAACTTCAACAGTATCTCGATAGCCATCAAGCTTTATTCAAGCAGGAAGCCAGTCGTGGCATTGAATATGTTTCATTTGATGTCATTCCCACATCGGCCGATACAGCACAGATTTTGAAACAGATGGAAACCCTGAAAGCCGATCTGGAAAAAATTCCCGAGCAGCAAATTTCCGGCTTCATCAACCGCAATTCCGATGTTCCCTTCTATGACGGATATCAACCCGAAGACCAGCTCACCACATCGCAGCGTGATGCTGTGTTCAACCTGGCGCCCGGGCAAGTGTGGGGACCCTATTTAGACAATGGAAATTATACCGTGGTTCGGATGCTGGATAAAAAGGTGCTTCCCGATACCGTGGAAGTGAGACTGATCCTGATCAGCACACAGTCAACGTCCGATTCGATAGCTCGTGAGCGGATTGATAGCATTGCCCGAGCCTTACAGCACGGCGCATCGTTTGACCAACTCGCTTTAAAGTACTCCGACGATCCGGGAAGCCGGCAGCAAGGGGGGAAATATACATTCAGCGCTGCTCAAATCCAGGACCCGAATTTCAGTCCGGAGGTCCGTCAGTTTATTTTATTTGATGGCAAAAAAGGTAGCAAAAAAGTGGTGAAGAGCACGCTGGGATATTTTTATATTGAAATCCTGGATCAACGCGATTTCAAGCCCATGGCTAAAATTGCCGTTCTGACCAAGCAAATTGTGCCCAGTCAGGAAACCGATAATGCGGTATTCAGTGAGGCCAGCCAGTTTGCAGGCATGAGCCAGACCCGCGAAGCATTTGAACAAAACGCGCGTAAGCAGGGACTAACGATACGTCAGGCGGCAGAAGTGTATCCTACCGACTATGTAATTCCGGGTATCGGGCAAGCACGCTCACTCATCCAGTGGATGTATAATGATGCCCGGCTCAATCAGGTTTCCAGTGTATTCAGCCTGAATAATCGGTATGTGGTTGCCGTCTTAACCCGGATTCAGAAAAAAGGCGTTGCACCACTCGAAGCAGTAAGGCCTCAGATTGCTGCAGAAATCATCCGTCAGAAAAAGGCCAAAATGATTGCCGAAAAAGTGGGGAAACCCGCTTCACTCGACAGTCTGGCATCCCGGTGGAATTTTCAGGTTCAGGAGGCGCAACATGTGAATTTTACAGCTCCTTATGTACCCGGTGCAGGCTTTGAGCCGAAAGTCATCGGTTATGTGTTTTACAAGCAATTAAAACCACACACGATATCCCCAGCCATTCCGGGAAATAATGGGGTGTATTATCTTCAGGTTGATTCGCTGTATCAGGAATCGCCGGGGATTACAGTGGAAAATCTGCGACAGAATATGGAATCCACGCGCCAATCCGATATCCTTGCACAGTTGTTTGACATGTTGAAAGAAAACAGTCATATTGTGGATAATCGAATCAAATACCAGTAA
- a CDS encoding GMC family oxidoreductase has product MNLNTEAVKQNTYDAIVVGSGISGGWAAKELTEKGLKTLLLERGRNIEHVKDYTTAMKAPWEFKHRGRITNDMRRTHPVQSRDYPYSEFNPDFWVNDLENPYIETKRFDWFRGYHVGGRSLMWGRQSYRWSDLDFEANLRDGVGVDWPIRYKDLAPWYDYVESFAGISGNRDGLPQLPDGKFLPPMQMNCVEKVVAQRINEKYKNTPRRMIIGRCANLTVPHNGRGSCQYRNLCSRGCPYGAYFSTQSATLPAAMATGNLTLRPYSIVTEVIYDKDKKRATGVRVLDAETLQTYEFYARIIFLNASTLGTTWILLHSTSDAFPNGLGNSSGQVGHNLMDHHFRCGASGEMEGFENQYYFGRRANGIYIPRFRNLGKEKRDYIRGFGYQGGASREGWQRGVAEMGFGADFKEEISRPGVWTMGLGGFGETLPYYENKVTLDYSKKDKWGLPVLNIDCEFRENEKKMRQDMMNDAAEMLEAAGCKNVKTFDAGSWPGMAIHEMGTARMGRDPKTSVLNAFNQMHDVKNVFITDGSCMASTACQNPSLTYMALTARAADYAVRELKKGNI; this is encoded by the coding sequence ATGAACCTGAACACAGAAGCGGTAAAACAAAACACGTATGATGCCATTGTCGTGGGCAGCGGCATTAGCGGCGGGTGGGCCGCCAAGGAACTTACTGAAAAAGGATTAAAGACCCTTCTGCTGGAGCGGGGGCGCAACATCGAGCACGTGAAAGATTACACCACGGCCATGAAAGCCCCCTGGGAGTTTAAACATCGGGGCCGTATCACCAACGACATGCGCCGTACGCATCCTGTGCAATCGCGCGACTATCCCTACAGCGAATTCAATCCCGATTTCTGGGTCAATGACCTGGAAAATCCTTATATCGAAACCAAGCGTTTCGACTGGTTTCGTGGCTATCATGTGGGTGGCCGTTCGTTGATGTGGGGCCGTCAGAGCTATCGCTGGAGCGACCTGGATTTTGAGGCCAACCTGCGCGATGGAGTAGGGGTGGACTGGCCTATCCGATATAAAGATCTGGCGCCCTGGTATGATTATGTGGAATCGTTTGCTGGCATCAGCGGTAACCGCGATGGGCTGCCCCAACTGCCCGACGGCAAGTTCCTTCCACCCATGCAAATGAATTGTGTGGAAAAAGTGGTGGCCCAGCGCATCAATGAAAAATATAAGAATACCCCACGTCGGATGATCATCGGCCGTTGCGCCAACCTGACCGTCCCGCATAACGGCCGGGGCAGCTGCCAGTACCGAAACCTCTGCAGCCGCGGATGCCCCTACGGTGCTTATTTCAGTACCCAATCAGCCACCCTGCCCGCCGCCATGGCCACGGGGAACCTCACCCTCCGGCCTTACTCAATCGTCACCGAGGTCATCTACGACAAGGATAAAAAACGGGCCACCGGCGTACGCGTACTGGATGCTGAAACCCTGCAAACGTATGAGTTTTACGCTCGAATCATCTTCTTGAATGCCTCCACCCTGGGCACAACCTGGATTCTGCTGCATTCCACTTCCGATGCTTTCCCCAATGGCCTGGGCAATAGCAGCGGCCAGGTGGGTCATAACCTGATGGATCACCATTTCCGCTGCGGAGCCTCCGGCGAAATGGAGGGATTTGAAAACCAGTACTACTTCGGACGGCGAGCCAATGGAATTTACATCCCGCGCTTTCGCAATCTGGGCAAGGAAAAACGCGACTATATCCGGGGATTTGGTTATCAGGGCGGCGCCAGTCGCGAAGGATGGCAGCGGGGCGTAGCTGAAATGGGCTTCGGTGCCGATTTTAAAGAAGAAATTTCCCGACCGGGCGTCTGGACGATGGGGCTCGGTGGATTCGGCGAAACTTTACCTTATTACGAAAACAAAGTGACGCTCGACTACAGCAAAAAAGATAAATGGGGCCTGCCCGTGTTAAACATCGACTGTGAGTTTCGGGAAAACGAAAAGAAAATGCGGCAGGATATGATGAACGATGCTGCCGAAATGCTGGAAGCCGCCGGTTGCAAAAACGTGAAAACCTTCGATGCCGGCTCCTGGCCCGGTATGGCCATCCATGAAATGGGCACCGCCCGCATGGGGCGCGATCCGAAAACATCGGTGTTGAATGCCTTCAATCAAATGCACGATGTGAAAAACGTATTCATCACCGACGGCTCATGTATGGCCTCCACCGCCTGCCAGAACCCTTCATTGACCTACATGGCGCTTACCGCCAGGGCCGCCGATTATGCCGTCAGAGAATTGAAAAAAGGAAATATTTAA
- a CDS encoding gluconate 2-dehydrogenase subunit 3 family protein gives MNRREALRRVAFLMGGALSAGTLSAVLYSCHRSPEEVTDHFTDQHKKTLTVLSDIILPRTHTPGALDAGVPDFVVMMINECYPEDQQKKFLEGLNAFNNQCRQAHGDDFADCSPDQQKTYLTGVEKQVFQPDASRDEPLHYFYRTAKELILFGYFTSEPGATKDLVYVPIPGKYEGCIPLKPGQHAWAT, from the coding sequence ATGAACCGTAGAGAAGCTCTTCGTCGTGTGGCTTTTTTGATGGGCGGCGCGCTTTCCGCAGGCACCCTCAGCGCTGTACTTTACAGCTGCCACCGCTCACCGGAAGAAGTCACCGATCATTTCACCGATCAACATAAAAAAACCCTCACCGTTTTGTCGGACATCATCCTGCCGCGCACCCATACGCCCGGCGCCCTTGATGCCGGCGTGCCCGATTTTGTGGTGATGATGATCAACGAATGCTATCCGGAAGATCAACAAAAAAAGTTCCTGGAGGGGTTGAATGCTTTTAACAATCAGTGCAGACAAGCGCACGGGGACGATTTTGCCGACTGTTCTCCCGACCAGCAAAAAACATATCTCACTGGAGTAGAAAAACAGGTTTTTCAGCCTGATGCATCCAGGGATGAACCTCTGCATTATTTCTACCGGACGGCAAAAGAACTGATTCTGTTTGGTTATTTCACGTCGGAACCTGGTGCTACGAAAGACCTGGTTTATGTGCCTATACCGGGCAAATATGAAGGTTGTATACCCTTGAAACCCGGCCAGCACGCCTGGGCAACATAA
- a CDS encoding TIM barrel protein — MPTTRRDVLKTLALTSAWMASPAAWRSSSQPKSFFSDEIWKNHIHHSACYWCYQSIPLDDFCAALQQMGLTAIDLLQPHQFDTARKYGLEVSMCYGGDLGIPNGWNNPDLHDRLVQRYTESIPVIAKYGFKQVICFSGNRNGMDDETGLQNCVKGLQKILPVAEKYRVTLVMELLNSKVDHHDYMCDHTAWGVELCKRLKSDYFKLLFDIYHMQIMEGDIIRTIRENHPYIAHYHTGGVPGRHEIDDTQELYYPAIMRAIVETGFQGHVAQEFVPTARDNAGKLAALKTCVQICDV, encoded by the coding sequence ATGCCCACTACCCGTCGCGATGTGCTGAAAACACTGGCATTGACATCGGCCTGGATGGCTTCTCCGGCTGCATGGCGTTCTTCTTCGCAGCCAAAATCTTTTTTTTCAGACGAGATCTGGAAAAACCATATTCATCATTCAGCCTGCTACTGGTGCTATCAAAGCATTCCTTTAGACGATTTCTGTGCCGCCCTGCAACAGATGGGACTTACCGCCATCGACCTGCTTCAACCCCATCAGTTCGATACGGCACGAAAATATGGTCTGGAGGTGAGCATGTGCTACGGCGGCGATCTGGGCATTCCGAATGGCTGGAACAATCCCGATCTGCACGACCGGCTGGTTCAGCGATATACCGAATCCATCCCGGTTATCGCAAAATACGGTTTCAAGCAGGTGATTTGCTTTTCCGGAAATCGGAATGGTATGGACGACGAAACCGGGCTTCAAAATTGCGTAAAAGGATTGCAAAAAATTTTACCTGTTGCCGAAAAATACAGGGTGACCCTGGTGATGGAACTGCTGAACAGCAAAGTGGATCACCACGACTATATGTGCGACCATACGGCCTGGGGGGTGGAGCTCTGTAAACGATTAAAATCCGATTACTTCAAACTGTTGTTTGATATCTACCACATGCAAATCATGGAGGGCGATATCATCCGCACCATCCGGGAAAACCATCCCTACATCGCACATTATCATACCGGCGGCGTGCCGGGCCGACATGAAATCGACGATACCCAGGAACTGTATTATCCCGCCATCATGCGGGCTATTGTGGAAACCGGCTTTCAGGGCCATGTAGCACAGGAATTTGTGCCCACCGCTCGCGATAATGCAGGCAAACTGGCCGCCCTGAAAACATGCGTACAGATCTGTGATGTTTGA